In the genome of Pseudomonadota bacterium, one region contains:
- a CDS encoding twin-arginine translocase TatA/TatE family subunit gives MFGIGIPELVIILIIILIIFGTGKLPEIGGALGKGIRNFRKASHEKPDEIDVTPEKDQSKDADKNEKISGSNN, from the coding sequence ATGTTTGGTATCGGAATCCCCGAGCTGGTTATCATTCTGATAATAATCCTGATTATTTTCGGTACCGGGAAACTGCCGGAAATCGGTGGCGCACTGGGAAAGGGCATTCGTAATTTCAGGAAGGCTTCTCACGAAAAACCGGATGAGATCGATGTTACCCCGGAAAAGGACCAGTCAAAGGACGCCGATAAGAATGAGAAGATCTCCGGATCGAATAACTGA
- the yedF gene encoding sulfurtransferase-like selenium metabolism protein YedF: MNFPNTIELNLKGKSCPIPVIETRKAILGLTDPEAEAIISVLLDNSAALANVSRFAESQGFTASCENLPDGSFALTLARGFSCELPTIAQAEPKNSYQIYIDNCCMGQGEEKLGRLLMKAFLKTLPELDRLPESLIFVNRGVYLTVADSAELKTIQDLAAAGCKVLVCGTCLDFYNLKDKLAVGQVSNMFEIAGLLSGSERVVKL; the protein is encoded by the coding sequence ATGAACTTTCCAAACACCATCGAGCTTAACCTTAAAGGCAAAAGCTGCCCGATTCCGGTAATAGAAACCAGAAAAGCCATCCTGGGCCTGACCGATCCGGAAGCCGAGGCAATAATTTCGGTTCTTCTCGACAATTCGGCGGCGTTGGCGAATGTAAGTCGTTTCGCTGAAAGTCAGGGATTTACCGCAAGCTGTGAGAATCTGCCCGATGGCAGTTTCGCCCTGACCCTGGCCCGCGGTTTTAGCTGCGAGCTGCCGACCATCGCGCAGGCCGAACCGAAAAACAGCTACCAAATCTATATTGACAACTGCTGCATGGGCCAGGGTGAAGAGAAACTCGGCCGCCTGCTCATGAAAGCTTTCCTGAAAACCCTGCCCGAGCTCGACCGTCTTCCGGAAAGCCTGATTTTTGTCAATCGCGGCGTCTATCTGACGGTCGCCGATTCAGCGGAACTCAAAACCATCCAGGATCTTGCCGCCGCCGGATGTAAAGTCCTGGTCTGCGGCACCTGCCTTGATTTTTACAACCTCAAGGATAAACTCGCCGTCGGCCAAGTCTCGAATATGTTTGAAATAGCCGGCTTACTGTCCGGTTCCGAGCGGGTGGTCAAACTGTGA
- a CDS encoding aminotransferase class V-fold PLP-dependent enzyme, whose translation MIYLDNAATSHPKPEGVKAAISDYLDNVGASPGRSGHQLAAAAGRLLFQTRRAVARLFRLDDSGNIIFTQNATASLNLALFGLLRPGDRVLTGSLEHNSVMRPLRQLQKSHKITIDILPGNAGSHYDLNLLERWCATKNYRLAVINHASNVTGSLAPLAQMLPLFRKHGIISVVDGAQSAGACAIDLQALDPDIFCFTGHKSLYGPSGTGGFYIRPDCPATPLIFGGTGSRSENEEQPDFRPDCYESGTPNTMGLAGLKAGIEFIEKTGLAQIQRHEQKLIARLESGLRQIANLSLHGPFAEEQRVPLFSFSIKGLSPSEIGFRLDREFSILTRVGLHCAPRAHQSIGTWPQGAVRLAPGYFNCLEEMDAVINAVAEIAGEKT comes from the coding sequence GTGATCTATCTTGATAATGCCGCCACCTCGCACCCCAAACCGGAAGGGGTGAAAGCCGCGATCTCAGACTATCTTGACAACGTCGGCGCCAGCCCAGGCCGTTCCGGACATCAGCTGGCTGCCGCCGCCGGTCGTCTCCTGTTTCAGACCCGTCGGGCGGTGGCCCGTCTTTTCAGACTCGACGATTCGGGAAACATTATTTTTACCCAGAACGCCACCGCTTCCTTGAATCTGGCCCTGTTCGGCCTGCTTCGTCCCGGCGACCGGGTTCTGACCGGCAGTCTGGAACATAACTCGGTCATGCGCCCTCTGCGCCAGCTTCAGAAAAGCCATAAAATTACCATCGACATCTTACCGGGAAACGCCGGCAGCCACTACGATCTGAATCTGCTCGAACGATGGTGCGCCACGAAAAACTACCGTCTGGCGGTGATCAATCATGCTTCCAACGTTACCGGAAGCCTGGCTCCACTCGCGCAGATGCTGCCGCTGTTCCGAAAACATGGAATCATCTCGGTAGTCGACGGCGCGCAGAGTGCCGGCGCCTGCGCGATCGATCTCCAAGCACTGGACCCTGATATTTTCTGTTTCACCGGCCATAAAAGCCTTTATGGCCCTTCGGGTACCGGAGGTTTCTACATCAGGCCGGATTGCCCGGCCACGCCCCTGATTTTCGGCGGCACCGGCAGTCGTTCGGAGAACGAAGAACAACCCGATTTCCGCCCCGACTGCTATGAAAGTGGGACCCCCAACACCATGGGACTAGCCGGATTGAAAGCCGGCATTGAATTCATTGAAAAAACCGGTCTCGCCCAGATTCAGCGCCACGAACAGAAGCTAATCGCCAGACTGGAATCCGGACTGCGGCAAATTGCGAACCTGAGTCTGCACGGACCTTTCGCGGAAGAACAACGGGTGCCCTTGTTTTCCTTTTCCATCAAAGGGCTGAGCCCCTCGGAAATAGGTTTTCGTCTGGACCGAGAATTCTCGATCCTCACCCGGGTCGGCCTGCATTGCGCCCCCCGCGCCCATCAGAGCATCGGCACCT